The following proteins are encoded in a genomic region of Burkholderia stabilis:
- the uvrA gene encoding excinuclease ABC subunit UvrA, translated as MSSSNLIRIRGARQHNLKNLDLDLRTGEMTVVTGPSGSGKSSLVFDTLYAEGQRRYVETFSAYARQFLDRMDRPQVERVDGVPPAIAIDQTNPVRSSRSTVGTMTELNDHLKLLYARAAELFDRKTARRVRHDTPETIYADLVARTQADDPRVVVTFPVELPETASDDEVAQWLSASGYTRVQAQREVASPTGPRKVLDVVADRFRVQQADKVRVVEAIEASLKRGGGRVNVYVLAPEPEAAGGAAAEPQVWRFSTGLHDPDSDLRYAEPQAALFSFNSAYGACETCRGFGRVIGVDLGLVIPDARKTLRGGAIKPMQTPAWKECQDDLMRYAAKAGIRRDVPWADLSDTERDWVVNGSPDWDGKWQSQWYGVKRFFGYLESKAYKMHIRVLLSKYRSYTPCDVCGGARLKTESLQWRLGSKENADAVLAPAGRFLPRGVDWTRAQLEALPGLTVHDLMLLPIERIRRFFDGVSLPSALLDDALKLLLAEVRTRLKYLCDVGLGYLTLDRQSRTLSGGEVQRINLTTALGTSLTKTLFVLDEPSIGLHPRDLTRIVEAMQRLRDAGNTLVVVEHDPSVMLAADRLIDMGPGPGERGGTIVYDGTPGDIRSAHTLTGEYLGGRKHVAHASNWARRPVDAHTPRIVLEGASEHNLRDVTVDIPLQRLVCVTGVSGSGKSTLLQDVLYPAMARHHGKATESPGAFRNLAGADQVGDVVFVDQSPIGKTTRSNPASYVGAFDEIRKLFAKAPLALQRGYGAGTFSFNSGDGRCPTCGGSGFEHIEMQFLSDVYLRCPDCDGSRYRAEILEVRIERDGRALNIADVLDLTVSEAAAFFATDAEVLRVLQPIVDVGLEYVKLGQPVPTLSGGEAQRLKLAGFLAESAAAVNGRRVVTEEARVARAKLFMFDEPTTGLHFDDIAKLMQAFGKLLAAGHSLIVIEHNLDVIRAADWLIDLGPEGGDGGGLVLCAGTPDDVKACAESHTGVALLQYDRAMDGEAALADEGVPLQSVLNAARERRAIEGEDVVRIVNAREHNLKALDVDIPHGKFNVITGVSGSGKSTLAFDILFHEGQRRYLESLNAYARSIVQPAGRPEVDAVYGIPPTVAIEQRLSRGGRKSTVATTSEVWHFLRLLYVKLGLQHCIHDGTPVTSQSVESIAAQLLRDHRGEHVGLLAPLVVNRKGVYTDLAKWAKARGSTHLRVDGEFVPVDPWPKLDRFREHTIELPVADIVVSPDNEAELRRRLDETLEVGKGVMHLLAPLDGLHDAMRNDHSTARVGTVKVLSVKRACPVCGTSYPELDPRMFSYNSKHGWCTTCVGTGVTLTREQRAAYDDTVLAGDDRGREQTLPSDEQEPEGVGNEPCPDCNGTRLNPSARAVTFDAHPIVEVAQWTVSDTRRWIDGLQLTGRDAQIARDIVSEIGSRLAFLEEVGLGYLSLDRAAPSLSGGEAQRIRLAAQLGSNLQGVCYVLDEPTIGLHPRDNQILLDALRKLGDKGNTLVVVEHDEDTIRRADHIIDIGPGAGKRGGTLVAQGAVADLSAQAGSVTGRLLAQPMTHPLQPRRTVSLPSKKGGPAVPEAWLTVHGARLHNLRDVTVGIPLARLVAVTGVSGSGKSTLARDVLMTNLLDAVGRSVLSSPATRRARKAAQQDAPAANRRSSVLARSAPRPALSVTHAWQGCESLSGWEQIDRVLEVDQTPIGKTPRSCPATYIGVWDTIRKLFADTLEARARGYTASRFSFNTGDGRCPACEGQGVRTIGMSFLPDVKVPCDVCHGQRFNPETLAVTWRGRNIGDVLTMEIDEAVEFFAPISNIAHPLQLMKDVGLGYLTLGQPSPTLSGGEAQRIKLVTELTKVRDDITRRGQKAPHTLYVLDEPTVGLHMADVAKLIRVLHRLVDAGHSVVVIEHDLDVIAEADWIIDLGPEGGVGGGTIVAAAPPEALVQVSASHTGQALRPVLARTVSDEGESEREGEARVG; from the coding sequence TTGTCATCCAGCAATCTGATCCGCATTCGCGGAGCACGTCAGCACAACCTCAAGAACCTCGATCTCGACCTGCGCACCGGCGAAATGACGGTCGTGACCGGCCCGTCGGGCTCCGGCAAGTCGAGCCTCGTGTTCGACACGCTGTACGCGGAAGGCCAGCGGCGTTATGTCGAAACCTTCAGCGCATACGCGCGGCAGTTCCTCGACCGGATGGACCGCCCGCAGGTCGAGCGCGTCGACGGCGTGCCGCCCGCGATCGCGATCGACCAGACCAACCCGGTACGCAGTTCGCGCTCGACCGTCGGCACGATGACCGAGCTGAACGACCACCTGAAGCTGCTGTACGCGCGCGCGGCCGAGCTGTTCGACCGCAAGACCGCGCGGCGGGTGCGGCACGACACGCCGGAGACGATCTACGCGGATCTCGTCGCGCGCACGCAGGCGGACGATCCGCGCGTGGTCGTCACCTTCCCGGTCGAGCTGCCGGAAACCGCGTCCGACGACGAAGTCGCGCAGTGGCTGTCGGCGAGCGGCTACACGCGCGTGCAGGCGCAGCGCGAAGTCGCGTCGCCCACCGGGCCGCGCAAGGTGCTCGACGTGGTGGCCGATCGCTTCCGCGTGCAGCAGGCCGACAAGGTGCGCGTCGTCGAGGCGATCGAGGCGTCGCTGAAGCGCGGCGGCGGGCGTGTGAACGTGTACGTGCTGGCGCCGGAGCCGGAAGCGGCGGGCGGCGCGGCCGCCGAGCCGCAGGTGTGGCGCTTTTCCACCGGGCTTCATGATCCCGACAGCGACCTGCGTTACGCGGAGCCGCAGGCGGCGCTGTTCTCGTTCAACTCGGCCTACGGCGCGTGCGAAACCTGCCGCGGCTTCGGCCGCGTGATCGGCGTCGATCTCGGCCTCGTGATCCCCGATGCGCGCAAGACGCTGCGCGGCGGCGCGATCAAGCCGATGCAGACGCCCGCGTGGAAGGAGTGCCAGGACGATCTGATGCGCTACGCGGCGAAGGCGGGTATCCGCCGCGACGTGCCGTGGGCCGATCTGTCGGATACCGAGCGCGACTGGGTCGTCAACGGCTCGCCGGACTGGGACGGCAAGTGGCAGAGCCAGTGGTACGGCGTGAAGCGCTTCTTCGGCTACCTCGAATCGAAAGCGTACAAGATGCATATCCGCGTGCTGCTGTCGAAATACCGCAGCTACACGCCGTGCGACGTGTGCGGCGGCGCGCGCCTGAAGACGGAATCGCTGCAATGGCGGCTCGGCTCGAAGGAGAACGCCGACGCGGTGCTCGCGCCGGCCGGTCGTTTCCTGCCGCGCGGCGTCGACTGGACCCGCGCGCAGCTCGAAGCGCTGCCGGGCCTGACCGTGCACGACCTGATGCTGTTGCCGATCGAGCGCATCCGCCGCTTCTTCGACGGCGTCAGCCTGCCGAGCGCGCTGCTCGACGATGCGCTGAAGCTGCTGCTCGCCGAGGTGCGCACGCGCCTGAAATACCTGTGCGACGTGGGGCTCGGCTACCTGACGCTCGACCGGCAGAGCCGCACGCTGTCGGGCGGCGAGGTGCAGCGGATCAACCTGACGACGGCGCTCGGCACGTCGCTCACGAAAACGCTGTTCGTGCTCGACGAGCCGAGCATCGGGCTGCATCCGCGCGATCTCACGCGGATCGTCGAGGCGATGCAGCGGCTGCGCGACGCGGGCAATACGCTGGTGGTCGTCGAGCACGATCCGTCGGTGATGCTCGCGGCCGACCGGCTGATCGACATGGGGCCCGGCCCCGGCGAGCGCGGCGGCACGATCGTCTATGACGGCACGCCGGGCGACATCCGTTCCGCGCACACGCTGACGGGCGAGTATCTCGGCGGCCGCAAGCATGTCGCGCACGCGTCGAACTGGGCGCGCCGGCCGGTCGACGCGCACACGCCGCGCATCGTGCTCGAAGGCGCGAGCGAACACAACCTGCGCGACGTGACGGTCGACATTCCGCTGCAGCGGCTCGTGTGCGTGACGGGCGTGTCGGGTTCCGGCAAATCCACGCTGCTGCAGGACGTGCTCTATCCGGCGATGGCGCGGCATCACGGCAAGGCGACGGAATCGCCGGGCGCATTCCGCAATCTCGCGGGCGCCGACCAGGTGGGCGACGTCGTGTTTGTCGACCAGTCGCCGATCGGCAAGACCACGCGCTCGAACCCGGCGAGCTACGTCGGCGCGTTCGACGAAATCCGCAAGCTGTTCGCGAAGGCGCCGCTCGCGCTGCAGCGCGGCTATGGCGCCGGCACGTTCAGCTTCAACTCGGGCGATGGCCGTTGCCCGACCTGCGGCGGCTCGGGCTTCGAGCACATCGAGATGCAGTTCCTGAGCGACGTCTACCTGCGCTGCCCGGATTGCGACGGCAGCCGTTACCGCGCCGAAATTCTCGAAGTGCGCATCGAGCGCGACGGCCGCGCGCTGAACATCGCCGACGTGCTCGATCTGACCGTCAGCGAAGCGGCCGCGTTTTTCGCGACCGACGCCGAGGTGCTGCGCGTGCTGCAGCCGATCGTCGACGTCGGGCTCGAATACGTGAAGCTCGGCCAGCCGGTGCCGACGCTGTCGGGCGGTGAAGCGCAGCGCCTGAAGCTGGCCGGCTTCCTCGCCGAATCGGCGGCGGCCGTCAACGGGCGGCGGGTCGTCACGGAAGAGGCGCGCGTCGCGCGCGCGAAGTTGTTCATGTTCGACGAGCCGACCACCGGGCTGCACTTCGACGACATCGCGAAGCTGATGCAGGCGTTCGGCAAGCTGCTCGCGGCCGGCCATTCGCTGATCGTGATCGAACACAACCTCGACGTGATCCGCGCGGCCGACTGGCTGATCGATCTCGGCCCGGAAGGCGGCGATGGCGGCGGCCTCGTGCTGTGCGCGGGTACGCCCGACGACGTGAAGGCGTGCGCCGAATCGCATACGGGCGTGGCGCTGCTGCAGTACGACCGCGCGATGGATGGCGAAGCGGCGCTCGCCGACGAAGGCGTGCCGCTCCAGTCCGTGCTGAACGCGGCGCGCGAACGGCGCGCGATCGAAGGCGAGGACGTCGTGCGGATCGTCAACGCGCGCGAACACAACCTGAAGGCGCTCGACGTCGACATCCCGCACGGCAAGTTCAACGTGATTACCGGCGTGTCGGGATCCGGCAAGTCGACGCTCGCGTTCGACATCCTGTTCCACGAAGGCCAGCGTCGTTACCTCGAATCGCTGAATGCGTATGCGCGCTCGATCGTGCAGCCGGCCGGGCGCCCGGAAGTCGACGCGGTGTACGGCATTCCGCCGACTGTCGCGATCGAGCAGCGGCTGTCGCGGGGCGGCCGCAAGAGTACGGTCGCGACCACATCGGAAGTGTGGCACTTCCTGCGGCTGCTGTACGTGAAGCTCGGCCTGCAGCACTGCATCCACGACGGCACGCCGGTCACGTCGCAATCCGTCGAATCGATCGCCGCGCAGTTGCTGCGCGATCATCGCGGCGAGCACGTCGGGCTGCTCGCGCCGCTCGTCGTCAACCGCAAGGGCGTGTATACGGATCTCGCGAAGTGGGCGAAGGCGCGCGGCAGCACGCATCTGCGCGTCGACGGCGAATTCGTGCCGGTCGATCCGTGGCCGAAGCTCGACCGGTTCCGCGAGCACACGATCGAGCTGCCGGTCGCCGATATCGTCGTGTCGCCGGACAACGAGGCCGAGTTGCGGCGCCGCCTCGACGAGACGCTCGAAGTCGGCAAGGGTGTGATGCATCTGCTCGCGCCGCTCGACGGGCTGCACGATGCGATGCGCAACGATCATTCGACCGCGCGCGTCGGCACGGTCAAGGTGCTGTCGGTCAAGCGCGCGTGCCCGGTGTGCGGCACGAGCTACCCGGAGCTGGACCCGCGGATGTTCTCGTACAACAGCAAGCACGGCTGGTGCACGACCTGCGTCGGCACCGGCGTCACGCTCACGCGTGAGCAGCGCGCGGCCTACGACGACACGGTGCTCGCCGGGGACGATCGCGGCCGCGAGCAGACGCTGCCGTCGGACGAGCAGGAACCGGAAGGCGTCGGCAACGAGCCGTGCCCGGATTGCAACGGCACGCGGCTGAACCCGTCCGCGCGCGCGGTCACGTTCGACGCGCATCCGATTGTCGAGGTCGCGCAGTGGACGGTGTCGGACACGCGCCGCTGGATCGACGGGCTGCAGCTCACCGGGCGCGATGCGCAGATCGCGCGCGACATCGTCAGCGAGATCGGCAGCCGCCTCGCGTTTCTCGAGGAAGTGGGGCTCGGTTACCTGAGCCTCGATCGCGCGGCGCCGAGCCTGTCGGGCGGCGAAGCGCAGCGCATCCGGCTCGCCGCGCAGCTCGGCAGCAACCTGCAGGGCGTCTGCTACGTGCTCGACGAACCGACGATCGGCCTGCATCCGCGCGACAACCAGATCCTGCTGGACGCGCTGCGCAAGCTCGGCGACAAGGGCAATACGCTCGTCGTCGTCGAGCATGACGAGGACACGATCCGCCGCGCCGATCACATCATCGACATCGGCCCGGGTGCCGGCAAACGCGGCGGCACCCTGGTTGCGCAGGGCGCGGTCGCCGATTTGTCCGCGCAGGCCGGTTCGGTGACGGGGCGGCTGCTCGCGCAGCCGATGACGCACCCGCTGCAGCCGCGCCGCACCGTGAGCCTGCCGAGCAAGAAGGGCGGACCTGCGGTGCCGGAGGCGTGGCTGACCGTGCATGGCGCAAGACTGCACAACCTGCGCGACGTCACGGTCGGCATTCCGCTCGCGCGGCTCGTCGCGGTGACGGGCGTGAGCGGGTCGGGCAAGTCGACGCTCGCGCGTGACGTGCTGATGACGAACCTGCTCGATGCGGTCGGCCGCTCGGTGCTGTCGTCGCCGGCCACGCGGCGTGCGCGCAAGGCCGCGCAGCAGGATGCGCCGGCGGCCAACCGCCGCTCGAGCGTGCTCGCGCGCAGTGCGCCGCGCCCGGCGCTGAGCGTCACGCATGCGTGGCAGGGCTGCGAGTCGTTGAGCGGCTGGGAGCAGATCGATCGTGTGCTCGAAGTCGATCAGACGCCAATCGGCAAGACGCCGCGCTCGTGCCCGGCCACCTACATCGGCGTGTGGGACACGATCCGCAAGCTGTTCGCGGATACGCTGGAAGCGCGCGCGCGCGGCTACACGGCGTCGCGTTTCTCGTTCAATACCGGCGACGGGCGATGCCCGGCTTGCGAAGGGCAAGGCGTGCGCACGATCGGCATGAGCTTCCTGCCCGACGTGAAGGTGCCGTGCGACGTGTGCCACGGGCAGCGCTTCAACCCGGAGACACTCGCGGTCACGTGGCGCGGCCGGAACATCGGCGACGTGCTGACGATGGAGATCGACGAGGCGGTGGAGTTTTTTGCGCCGATCTCGAACATCGCGCATCCGCTTCAACTGATGAAGGATGTCGGCCTCGGCTATCTGACGCTCGGTCAGCCGTCGCCGACGCTGTCCGGCGGCGAGGCGCAGCGCATCAAGCTCGTCACCGAGCTGACGAAGGTGCGCGACGACATCACGCGGCGCGGCCAGAAGGCGCCGCACACGCTGTACGTGCTCGACGAACCGACGGTCGGCCTGCACATGGCGGACGTTGCGAAGCTGATCCGCGTGCTGCACCGGCTCGTCGACGCGGGGCACAGCGTCGTCGTGATCGAGCATGACCTCGACGTGATCGCGGAAGCCGACTGGATCATCGATCTCGGGCCGGAAGGCGGTGTGGGCGGCGGCACGATCGTCGCGGCGGCGCCGCCGGAAGCGCTCGTGCAGGTGAGCGCGAGCCACACCGGGCAGGCGCTCAGGCCGGTGCTCGCGCGTACGGTTTCGGATGAGGGTGAATCCGAGCGTGAGGGAGAAGCGCGCGTCGGTTGA
- a CDS encoding DUF3820 family protein, whose protein sequence is MQSPDLEYLVTVTMPFGKYKGRLIADLPGNYLNWLAREGFPRGELGRQLALMHEIDHNGLRGLLEPLRQRG, encoded by the coding sequence ATGCAATCCCCAGACCTCGAATACCTCGTCACCGTCACGATGCCCTTCGGAAAATACAAGGGCCGACTCATTGCCGACCTGCCCGGGAACTACCTCAACTGGCTGGCCCGCGAAGGGTTCCCGCGCGGCGAACTCGGCCGGCAGCTCGCACTGATGCACGAAATCGATCACAACGGCCTGAGAGGCTTGCTGGAGCCGCTCCGCCAACGCGGATAA
- a CDS encoding outer membrane protein assembly factor BamE: MNANLAKFAAAALLAAAGLTGCATQQGDPPFPSPDTATLREGTYPNLANLAQVRPGVTKNQLYELLGPPHFHEWIFHVRTWDYLFQFRDAGKVATCQYQVRFDSDNRVVKTRWDKPECEAFGGNAAAGKEG, encoded by the coding sequence ATGAACGCCAATCTTGCAAAGTTCGCGGCCGCGGCACTGCTCGCCGCCGCCGGCCTGACCGGATGCGCCACGCAGCAGGGCGATCCGCCGTTCCCGTCGCCCGATACGGCCACGCTGCGCGAAGGCACGTATCCGAATCTCGCGAACCTGGCGCAGGTCCGGCCGGGTGTGACGAAGAACCAGCTGTACGAGCTGCTCGGCCCGCCGCATTTCCACGAGTGGATCTTCCACGTGCGGACGTGGGACTACCTGTTCCAGTTCCGCGATGCCGGAAAGGTCGCGACCTGCCAGTACCAGGTTCGGTTCGATTCGGATAACCGCGTCGTGAAGACGCGGTGGGACAAGCCGGAATGTGAGGCCTTCGGCGGGAACGCGGCGGCGGGCAAGGAGGGCTGA
- a CDS encoding ESPR-type extended signal peptide-containing protein, giving the protein MGAWVAASELDRARGKRVASSSSTPERAAHGCAAAPGGCLRHRRYGGWPC; this is encoded by the coding sequence TTGGGAGCCTGGGTTGCGGCTTCGGAACTCGATCGCGCGCGCGGAAAGCGTGTCGCGTCGTCGAGCAGCACGCCGGAGCGGGCCGCACACGGGTGTGCGGCGGCACCCGGGGGATGCCTTCGCCACCGTCGCTACGGCGGCTGGCCGTGCTGA
- a CDS encoding response regulator — protein sequence MSSRLSSAAPPRTTPDLVDAHILVVDDRPNDLRLLTEILRAARCRISIAFDGLQAYHRAQAISPDLILMDVRMPRMDGFAACRLLASTPSTQSIPVIILTAAGDLEDRIAGLETGAIDYIVKPFEPAEVLARIRNHLKRARRNQPFAHLPELPDNPDAALVRAASEVLLRNLRHPPALEDLAKQVGTHEKRLSRVFRDHLGQTVFEYLRDTRLRAAMHFLAQTSMGIGDVAEEIGFSTPGNFATAFRERFGITPSDWRRQRHAAHAPPAPGEHHHDA from the coding sequence ATGTCATCCCGCTTGTCCAGTGCGGCGCCGCCTCGCACCACGCCGGATCTCGTCGACGCACATATTCTCGTCGTCGACGATCGCCCGAACGACCTGCGGCTCCTGACCGAAATCCTGCGTGCGGCGCGATGCAGGATCAGCATCGCGTTCGACGGGCTGCAGGCGTATCACCGCGCGCAGGCGATCTCTCCCGACCTGATCCTGATGGACGTGCGCATGCCGCGCATGGACGGTTTCGCCGCGTGCCGGCTGCTGGCGTCGACGCCTTCGACCCAGTCGATCCCGGTCATCATCCTGACGGCGGCGGGCGATCTCGAGGATCGCATCGCCGGGCTCGAGACCGGTGCGATCGACTACATCGTCAAGCCGTTCGAACCGGCGGAAGTGCTGGCCCGGATCCGCAATCACCTGAAACGGGCGCGGCGCAACCAGCCGTTCGCGCACCTGCCCGAACTGCCCGACAACCCGGACGCCGCCCTCGTGCGCGCGGCCAGCGAGGTGTTGCTGCGCAACCTGCGCCACCCGCCGGCGCTCGAGGATCTCGCCAAGCAAGTCGGCACGCACGAAAAGCGCCTGTCCCGCGTGTTCCGCGATCATCTCGGCCAGACCGTGTTCGAGTACCTGCGCGACACGCGCCTGCGCGCCGCGATGCACTTTCTCGCCCAGACGTCGATGGGGATCGGCGACGTCGCCGAGGAAATCGGCTTCTCCACGCCCGGCAATTTCGCGACGGCGTTCCGCGAACGCTTCGGCATCACGCCGTCCGACTGGCGGCGGCAGCGCCATGCGGCTCACGCGCCGCCCGCGCCCGGGGAGCACCATCACGATGCGTAG
- a CDS encoding sensor histidine kinase: MRRRYAAWAAGCRALLLLVIAMAVTCATARAASTPAPAQLDAVSLLEDASTAMTVDQVAARLAAPSHRTSAATPPSFNIAFSRSAWWVGATLTNRDSTTRPLVLLLRDARVDHADFYLDRDGKWMAASRFPAADADGEADRQRSRYPVLDVSLRAGEQVTVLIRVTSRKEMRLAPAAYTRAAWAAQESHAAMWDFGFFGGLLALVWCALLIGFFSRDGVFYVLAALALNTTLFEAAYRGYVALVLSPAAREWSSRGEIVFVYLAVACFIVFILMVARREQARIPMRAVYMVFLALECVGMAGAAFGDLLTFTWFCLRLNTVLGIVNIGVALTLAIRRTPTGRVMLIAIGFATFNMLIRILDGMDALPPFLSWLKSDIFPNPVIAIIGLATHLLVLAAWIHHVGRQRTEARKRLEHWQLTEQDRLRDEVARRTVALNDALQQVRTHMQQKIETLGYVSHDLRAPLSTINGYAKLLLQSATRGQARLIRSIDRSIRYQLALIDELLAYTKAELQPLGVAPDTTDLPALLDDIGHYALALCAQQDNRFVYRPATLLPRTVSIDGMRLQQVLLNLLSNASKFTRDGTVTLLVHAAREGDAWRLLFEVADTGIGIDIAGTGDIFRAYQQVQAVNGGTGLGLFIAQRIVSAMGGELAVSSRPGAGTSFSFPVVAPAIGHALVPVSELVRRFQPADDAEPEIAAPSLHGPSDDALDELIVLAGDGRLTDIEEWLGQFANEPDHSSFVQDVRDRLDTLDLHAIEKLAESLKRARAADASFDADTNMVGPA, translated from the coding sequence ATGCGTAGGCGATACGCGGCCTGGGCAGCCGGATGTCGCGCGTTGCTGCTGCTCGTGATCGCGATGGCCGTCACCTGCGCGACGGCCCGGGCCGCGTCGACGCCCGCCCCCGCGCAACTCGACGCGGTATCCCTTCTCGAAGACGCGAGCACGGCGATGACCGTCGATCAGGTCGCCGCCCGGCTTGCCGCCCCGTCTCACCGCACATCCGCCGCAACGCCGCCCTCGTTCAACATCGCGTTTTCCCGTTCGGCGTGGTGGGTCGGCGCGACGCTGACCAATCGCGACAGCACGACTCGCCCGCTGGTGCTGCTGCTTCGCGATGCCCGCGTCGATCACGCCGACTTCTATCTCGACCGCGACGGCAAATGGATGGCGGCCAGCCGCTTCCCCGCCGCCGACGCGGACGGCGAGGCGGACCGGCAACGATCCCGCTACCCGGTACTCGACGTGTCGTTGCGCGCCGGCGAACAGGTGACGGTCCTGATCCGTGTCACGTCTCGCAAGGAAATGCGGCTCGCACCGGCGGCCTACACCCGTGCGGCATGGGCGGCGCAGGAATCGCACGCCGCGATGTGGGACTTCGGGTTCTTCGGCGGGCTGCTCGCACTCGTGTGGTGCGCGCTTCTGATCGGGTTCTTTTCGCGCGACGGCGTGTTTTACGTGCTGGCCGCGCTGGCGCTGAACACCACGCTCTTCGAAGCGGCGTACCGCGGTTATGTGGCGCTGGTTCTGTCGCCCGCCGCACGCGAGTGGTCGTCACGCGGCGAGATCGTCTTCGTCTATCTGGCGGTGGCGTGCTTCATCGTCTTCATTCTGATGGTCGCCCGGCGCGAGCAGGCCAGGATACCGATGCGTGCCGTCTACATGGTGTTCCTCGCGCTCGAATGCGTCGGCATGGCCGGCGCCGCCTTCGGCGACTTGCTGACCTTCACGTGGTTCTGCCTGCGGCTGAATACCGTGCTGGGGATCGTGAACATCGGCGTCGCGCTGACGCTTGCCATCCGCCGCACGCCGACCGGCCGCGTGATGCTGATCGCGATCGGGTTCGCCACCTTCAACATGCTGATCCGGATACTCGACGGCATGGACGCATTGCCGCCGTTCCTGTCCTGGCTCAAATCCGATATCTTTCCGAACCCGGTCATCGCGATCATCGGGCTCGCCACGCACCTGCTGGTGCTGGCTGCGTGGATCCACCACGTGGGCCGTCAACGCACCGAGGCGAGGAAGCGGCTCGAACACTGGCAGCTCACCGAGCAGGACCGCCTGCGCGACGAAGTCGCGCGACGCACGGTCGCGCTCAACGACGCGCTGCAGCAGGTCAGGACGCACATGCAGCAGAAGATCGAGACGCTCGGCTACGTCAGCCACGACCTGCGCGCGCCGCTGTCGACGATCAACGGTTACGCGAAGCTGCTGCTGCAAAGCGCGACGCGCGGCCAGGCGCGGCTGATCCGGTCGATCGACCGGAGCATCCGCTACCAGCTCGCGCTGATCGACGAATTGCTCGCGTACACGAAAGCCGAACTGCAACCGCTCGGCGTTGCGCCGGATACGACCGACCTGCCCGCGCTGCTCGACGACATCGGCCACTATGCGCTCGCGCTGTGCGCGCAGCAGGACAACCGGTTCGTCTACCGGCCGGCCACGCTGCTGCCGCGCACGGTGTCGATCGACGGCATGCGGCTGCAGCAGGTGCTGCTCAACCTGCTGTCCAATGCTTCGAAATTCACGCGCGACGGCACGGTCACGCTGTTGGTGCATGCCGCGCGCGAAGGCGATGCGTGGCGCCTGCTGTTCGAGGTCGCCGATACGGGCATCGGGATCGACATCGCCGGGACCGGCGACATCTTCCGCGCCTACCAGCAAGTGCAGGCCGTGAACGGCGGAACCGGGCTCGGCCTGTTCATCGCGCAGCGCATCGTCAGCGCGATGGGCGGCGAGCTGGCCGTTTCCAGCCGGCCGGGCGCCGGTACGTCGTTCTCGTTCCCGGTCGTCGCACCGGCCATCGGGCACGCGCTCGTGCCCGTATCGGAGCTCGTCCGGCGGTTTCAGCCGGCGGACGATGCCGAACCGGAGATCGCCGCACCGTCGCTGCACGGCCCGTCCGACGATGCACTCGACGAACTGATCGTGCTGGCCGGAGATGGCAGGCTCACCGATATCGAGGAATGGCTCGGCCAGTTTGCGAACGAGCCGGATCATTCGTCGTTCGTGCAAGACGTGCGGGATCGGCTCGATACGCTGGACCTGCATGCGATCGAGAAACTGGCCGAGTCGCTGAAACGCGCGCGCGCCGCGGATGCGTCATTCGACGCCGATACGAACATGGTCGGGCCCGCGTAA
- a CDS encoding pirin family protein: MHATNPVSPTAVAGRHVVFRTRGHTHGPVVRMVSPSDVGEMIKPFVFLDLVDTRAPIAQSSFGWHPHSGIATLTLMIDGQGTYAESTGHKGTVTAGDIEWMSAGRGVWHTGTVVPPVKAFQLWVALPPGRELAPAFSRHLSIDDIPTDGPARVLLGRSGEAVSPIDAPLGVNYVVVNLKAGERWTCRPQPGERVGWTAVMDGSLRTPDPVGQGELVVFDASDAAIEFEAVTDARFVVGTAIPHPHDLHLGRYSVHTSAAALIEGEREIMRIGCELHTKGTMR; the protein is encoded by the coding sequence ATGCATGCCACGAATCCTGTCTCGCCGACCGCTGTCGCTGGCCGTCACGTCGTTTTCCGCACGCGCGGCCATACACATGGGCCGGTCGTGCGCATGGTCAGCCCGTCCGACGTCGGTGAAATGATCAAGCCGTTCGTCTTTCTCGATCTGGTTGATACGCGAGCGCCGATCGCGCAGTCGAGCTTCGGCTGGCATCCGCACTCGGGCATTGCGACGCTGACGCTGATGATCGACGGACAAGGCACTTATGCCGAATCGACCGGCCACAAGGGCACGGTCACGGCTGGCGACATCGAGTGGATGAGCGCGGGGCGCGGGGTCTGGCACACGGGCACGGTCGTGCCGCCGGTCAAGGCGTTCCAGTTGTGGGTCGCGTTGCCGCCGGGGCGCGAGCTGGCGCCGGCATTCAGCCGTCACCTGTCGATCGACGACATCCCGACGGACGGTCCGGCGCGCGTGCTGCTCGGCCGCAGCGGTGAGGCGGTCAGCCCGATCGATGCGCCGCTGGGCGTCAACTACGTCGTGGTGAATCTCAAGGCCGGCGAGCGCTGGACCTGCCGGCCGCAGCCGGGCGAGCGGGTCGGCTGGACGGCCGTGATGGACGGCAGCCTGCGTACGCCCGACCCGGTCGGTCAAGGCGAACTGGTGGTCTTCGACGCGTCCGACGCAGCGATCGAATTCGAAGCGGTGACCGATGCGCGTTTCGTGGTCGGCACGGCCATCCCGCATCCGCACGATCTGCATCTGGGCCGCTATTCGGTACACACGAGCGCTGCCGCGCTGATCGAGGGCGAGCGTGAAATCATGCGCATCGGCTGCGAACTGCACACCAAGGGAACGATGCGCTGA